The following are encoded together in the Dama dama isolate Ldn47 chromosome 29, ASM3311817v1, whole genome shotgun sequence genome:
- the LOC133048978 gene encoding interferon alpha-1/13-like, producing MAKICLLVAGVMLCSIPACSLDNKEISRHLRQMKTIPSQSCLGHRHDFKFPWRRENITSIRMTQGTCYHQVMLQQFFNLFTTESSWGAWNSALLDKLLSSLGQSLEKLGEVTLDCPDLAIDVQKYFQGIHLYLKGKAYSPCAWEVVRVEIEKCLSLM from the coding sequence ATGGCCAAGATCTGTTTGCTAGTGGCAGGAGTCATGCTCTGCTCCATCCCTGCTTGTTCTCTTGACAACAAAGAAATCTCCAGACATTTGAGACAGATGAAAACGATCCCCTCTCAGTCATGCCTAGGGCACAGACACGACTTCAAGTTTCCTTGGAGAAGAGAGAATATCACCTCAATCCGGATGACTCAAGGCACCTGTTATCACCAAGTGATGCTCCAGCAGTTCTTCAACCTTTTCACCACGGAGAGCAGCTGGGGTGCTTGGAACAGCGCCCTCCTGGACAAACTACTCTCCAGCCTGGGTCAGAGCCTGGAAAAGCTGGGAGAAGTGACTCTGGATTGTCCCGATTTGGCAATTGATGTCCAGAAGTATTTCCAAGGAATCCATCTATACTTAAAGGGAAAGGCATACAGCCCCTGTGCCTGGGAGGTTGTCAGGGTGGAAATTGAAAAGTGCCTTTCCCTCATGTAA